A single Lactuca sativa cultivar Salinas chromosome 8, Lsat_Salinas_v11, whole genome shotgun sequence DNA region contains:
- the LOC111907619 gene encoding putative glycine-rich cell wall structural protein 1, which translates to MESVHKSFLLIVAIFLIVFQSTTTTTQGTRELLEKKEVHDEHIRVAVKDQKGGLVTGHEDGKYGGGYGHGYGSGSGGGGGGGGGGGGGSRGRGDDRHGKGGEDGWDDGHGGRGDDGGHGGGGDDGHGKDHGGDGGHDGRYGGDGGGYGGDRGYGGRQGKDKGYGRGYGGRPIYPYPYNGGYWQGGGYWPGGGYQPWIDGSPFYNGWGRWRGVPPPWWNNGYGGYGNKKEKRIM; encoded by the coding sequence ATGGAGAGCGTTCATAAATCTTTTCTTCTAATTGTAGCAATCTTTTTGATTGTGTTCCAGAGTACAACAACTACAACACAAGGTACAAGAGAACTTCTGGAAAAGAAAGAAGTCCACGATGAGCACATCAGGGTAGCTGTTAAAGACCAAAAAGGGGGACTTGTGACAGgacatgaagacggaaaatatGGTGGAGGATATGGGCATGGTTATGGTAGTGGTtctggaggtggtggtggtggtggcggtggtggaggtggtggttctAGAGGACGAGGAGATGACAGACATGGAAAAGGTGGTGAAGATGGATGGGATGATGGACATGGAGGTAGAGGAGATGATGGCGGTCATGGAGGTGGAGGGGATGATGGGCATGGAAAAGATCATGGTGGAGATGGTGGTCATGATGGCAGATATGGTGGAGATGGAGGAGGATATGGTGGTGATAGAGGGTATGGGGGCAGACAGGGAAAAGATAAAGGATATGGAAGAGGTTATGGCGGCAGACCAATATACCCATATCCATACAACGGCGGTTATTGGCAAGGCGGCGGTTATTGGCCGGGTGGTGGGTACCAGCCATGGATTGATGGGTCGCCATTTTACAATGGTTGGGGTCGGTGGAGGGGTGTTCCTCCTCCATGGTGGAACAACGGGTATGGTGGCTACGGGAACAAGAAAGAAAAACGTATCATGTAG
- the LOC111907652 gene encoding uncharacterized protein LOC111907652 isoform X1 codes for MCYCSRFVIFNGSEPWILYADLNLKRGGRLCVGAGGVPVHHQTMNTQGQTVMYARGGRRRKVLDVDLNDTPPNEDHEQVEGPLLSLTHGGQLQAVDHNHNQLPVISLTPGSSPPVPIDVEELDDDVIISSPRAFEQARNSSRRIARRTSVIDVESEEVGNHRNQRRRVEPQPQVMSGGLYVILEGSSSSMEERAVVPPPPPEPTFNCPVCMGPLVEEVTTKCGHIFCKGCIKAAIAAQAKCPTCRRKVTNRELIRIYLPSTS; via the exons ATGTGTTACTGCTCCCGATTTGTGATTTTTAATGGTTCAGAACCTTGGATCCTCTACGCCGATCTCAACCTAAAAAGAGGGGGTCGTTTATGTGTGG GGGCAGGTGGGGTTCCTGTACACCATCAGACCATGAACACACAAGGGCAAACAGTTATGTATGCCAGGGGTGGTAGGCGAAGGAAGGTACTTGATGTGGACCTCAATGACACTCCACCAAATGAAGACCATGAGCAAGTGGAAGGTCCACTTCTTTCTTTGACTCATGGTGGTCAACTACAAGCTGTTGACCATAACCATAACCAGTTGCCAGTTATTTCATTAACCCCAGGATCTTCGCCACCTGTTCCAATCGATGTTGAGGAGCTGGATGATGATGTTATCATTTCATCACCAAGAGCTTTTGAACAA GCTAGAAACAGTTCTCGAAGAATTGCAAGAAGAACTTCGGTGATTGATGTGGAATCAG AGGAAGTTGGTAACCACCGCAACCAAAGAAGAAGAGTTGAACCACAGCCACAAGTCATGAGTGGCGGCCTGTATGTGATTTTGGAAGGGAGTAGCAGTTCCATG GAGGAGAGAGCAGTGGTGCCGCCACCACCGCCTGAGCCGACTTTCAACTGTCCGGTTTGCATGGGACCATTAGTTGAGGAGGTGACTACAAAATGTGGTCATATCTTCTGTAAAGGCTGCATAAAAGCTGCAATTGCTGCTCAGGCAAAATGTCCAACTTGTAGGCGCAAAGTCACCAATAGGGAACTCATCAGGATCTACCTTCCTTCCACCTCTTAA
- the LOC111907652 gene encoding uncharacterized protein LOC111907652 isoform X2 — protein MWAGGVPVHHQTMNTQGQTVMYARGGRRRKVLDVDLNDTPPNEDHEQVEGPLLSLTHGGQLQAVDHNHNQLPVISLTPGSSPPVPIDVEELDDDVIISSPRAFEQARNSSRRIARRTSVIDVESEEVGNHRNQRRRVEPQPQVMSGGLYVILEGSSSSMEERAVVPPPPPEPTFNCPVCMGPLVEEVTTKCGHIFCKGCIKAAIAAQAKCPTCRRKVTNRELIRIYLPSTS, from the exons ATGT GGGCAGGTGGGGTTCCTGTACACCATCAGACCATGAACACACAAGGGCAAACAGTTATGTATGCCAGGGGTGGTAGGCGAAGGAAGGTACTTGATGTGGACCTCAATGACACTCCACCAAATGAAGACCATGAGCAAGTGGAAGGTCCACTTCTTTCTTTGACTCATGGTGGTCAACTACAAGCTGTTGACCATAACCATAACCAGTTGCCAGTTATTTCATTAACCCCAGGATCTTCGCCACCTGTTCCAATCGATGTTGAGGAGCTGGATGATGATGTTATCATTTCATCACCAAGAGCTTTTGAACAA GCTAGAAACAGTTCTCGAAGAATTGCAAGAAGAACTTCGGTGATTGATGTGGAATCAG AGGAAGTTGGTAACCACCGCAACCAAAGAAGAAGAGTTGAACCACAGCCACAAGTCATGAGTGGCGGCCTGTATGTGATTTTGGAAGGGAGTAGCAGTTCCATG GAGGAGAGAGCAGTGGTGCCGCCACCACCGCCTGAGCCGACTTTCAACTGTCCGGTTTGCATGGGACCATTAGTTGAGGAGGTGACTACAAAATGTGGTCATATCTTCTGTAAAGGCTGCATAAAAGCTGCAATTGCTGCTCAGGCAAAATGTCCAACTTGTAGGCGCAAAGTCACCAATAGGGAACTCATCAGGATCTACCTTCCTTCCACCTCTTAA
- the LOC111907652 gene encoding uncharacterized protein LOC111907652 isoform X3: protein MNTQGQTVMYARGGRRRKVLDVDLNDTPPNEDHEQVEGPLLSLTHGGQLQAVDHNHNQLPVISLTPGSSPPVPIDVEELDDDVIISSPRAFEQARNSSRRIARRTSVIDVESEEVGNHRNQRRRVEPQPQVMSGGLYVILEGSSSSMEERAVVPPPPPEPTFNCPVCMGPLVEEVTTKCGHIFCKGCIKAAIAAQAKCPTCRRKVTNRELIRIYLPSTS from the exons ATGAACACACAAGGGCAAACAGTTATGTATGCCAGGGGTGGTAGGCGAAGGAAGGTACTTGATGTGGACCTCAATGACACTCCACCAAATGAAGACCATGAGCAAGTGGAAGGTCCACTTCTTTCTTTGACTCATGGTGGTCAACTACAAGCTGTTGACCATAACCATAACCAGTTGCCAGTTATTTCATTAACCCCAGGATCTTCGCCACCTGTTCCAATCGATGTTGAGGAGCTGGATGATGATGTTATCATTTCATCACCAAGAGCTTTTGAACAA GCTAGAAACAGTTCTCGAAGAATTGCAAGAAGAACTTCGGTGATTGATGTGGAATCAG AGGAAGTTGGTAACCACCGCAACCAAAGAAGAAGAGTTGAACCACAGCCACAAGTCATGAGTGGCGGCCTGTATGTGATTTTGGAAGGGAGTAGCAGTTCCATG GAGGAGAGAGCAGTGGTGCCGCCACCACCGCCTGAGCCGACTTTCAACTGTCCGGTTTGCATGGGACCATTAGTTGAGGAGGTGACTACAAAATGTGGTCATATCTTCTGTAAAGGCTGCATAAAAGCTGCAATTGCTGCTCAGGCAAAATGTCCAACTTGTAGGCGCAAAGTCACCAATAGGGAACTCATCAGGATCTACCTTCCTTCCACCTCTTAA